A genomic segment from Cyanobium sp. NIES-981 encodes:
- the tyrS gene encoding tyrosine--tRNA ligase yields MAESRWNLPAWLDRGIADLFPAAPAADQQPPGSAGLADAALAARLEEAAGAGRPLRVKLGIDPTGADIHLGHSLLFRKLRAFQDAGHTAVLIIGDFTARIGDPTGKSTTRVQLSAAEVEANAETYLLQLGFGQPRERSLLDFETPGRLEVRRNSEWLAGLALPEVIELLGTSTVGQMLAKDDFSKRYGSGTPISLHEFLYPLLQGYDSVAIQADVELGGTDQKFNVAMGRDLQRHFGQRPQFGLLLPILPGLDGVQKMSKSLGNTVGLAEDPLSMYSKLEKVPDALVDTYLTLLTDLALDALPTHPRERQKVMAHDITRQRHGRSAADQAQRDAAALVAGAVGGDAAAAEVPEASLAGVNFPARAFYLLSALGLCASSSEARRQIQGGGVRLDGVKLADPNQTFAGAPELEGKVLQLGKKTFRRLVQG; encoded by the coding sequence ATGGCAGAGAGCAGATGGAATCTTCCGGCCTGGCTGGACCGGGGCATCGCCGACCTGTTCCCCGCCGCCCCCGCTGCGGATCAGCAGCCGCCCGGTTCCGCCGGCCTTGCCGATGCGGCCCTGGCGGCCCGGCTGGAGGAGGCCGCCGGGGCGGGGCGCCCACTGCGGGTGAAGCTGGGCATCGATCCCACCGGGGCCGACATCCACCTGGGGCATTCCCTCCTGTTCCGCAAACTGCGGGCCTTCCAGGATGCCGGCCACACGGCGGTGCTGATCATCGGCGATTTCACGGCCCGCATCGGCGACCCCACCGGCAAGAGCACCACCCGGGTGCAGCTCAGCGCCGCCGAGGTGGAGGCCAACGCCGAAACCTATCTGCTGCAGCTGGGTTTTGGGCAGCCCAGGGAGCGGTCGCTGCTCGACTTCGAAACCCCCGGACGGCTGGAGGTGCGGCGCAACAGCGAATGGCTGGCCGGCCTGGCCCTGCCGGAGGTGATCGAGCTGCTGGGCACCTCCACGGTGGGGCAGATGCTGGCCAAGGACGACTTCTCGAAGCGCTACGGCTCCGGCACGCCGATCTCCCTGCATGAGTTCCTCTACCCGCTGCTGCAGGGCTACGACTCGGTGGCGATCCAGGCCGATGTGGAGCTGGGAGGCACCGACCAGAAATTCAACGTGGCCATGGGCCGTGACCTGCAGCGCCATTTCGGCCAGCGGCCCCAGTTCGGGCTGCTGCTGCCGATCCTGCCGGGTCTCGATGGGGTGCAGAAGATGAGCAAGAGCCTCGGCAACACCGTGGGGCTGGCCGAGGATCCGCTCTCGATGTACTCCAAGCTCGAGAAGGTGCCCGACGCGCTGGTGGACACCTACCTGACGCTGCTGACCGACCTCGCTCTCGACGCCCTGCCCACGCACCCGCGCGAGCGTCAGAAGGTGATGGCCCACGACATCACCCGCCAGCGCCATGGCCGGAGCGCGGCGGACCAGGCCCAGCGGGATGCAGCGGCGCTGGTGGCTGGCGCCGTGGGTGGCGATGCGGCTGCGGCGGAGGTGCCCGAGGCCTCCCTGGCCGGGGTGAACTTCCCGGCCCGGGCCTTCTACCTGCTCAGTGCCCTGGGCCTCTGTGCCAGCAGCAGCGAAGCCCGTCGCCAGATCCAGGGCGGCGGGGTGCGGCTGGATGGCGTGAAGCTGGCCGATCCGAATCAGACCTTCGCCGGCGCTCCCGAACTGGAGGGCAAGGTGCTTCAACTGGGGAAGAAGACGTTCCGTCGTCTGGTGCAGGGCTGA
- the lpxB gene encoding lipid-A-disaccharide synthase translates to MLRLLVSTGEVSGDLQGALLVQALHEEARRRGLELQVVALGGERMERAGAELLANTTRMGAIGLLEAIPFVLPTLLLQRRLKRWFQVAPPDGVVLIDYMGPNVNLGLRLKRRFPRVPVTYYIAPQEWAFKFGSEGRTNLIRFSNQILAIFQEEARFYGSRGANVIYVGHPLVDTVEHLPQRQQARAELGLAQEAPVLLLMPASRRQELRYMLPHIVAAAAALQRAQPDLQVVVPAGLSGFETHLSRQLSQAGVKALVIPAAEADRLKPALCAAADLALAKSGTVNLELALRGVPQVVVYRVSGLTAFVARHLLRFSVPHISPVNLVLGERLVPELLQADLTAEAIVREALPLLEPGSAAQTAMLMGYARLREALGEPGVTRRAAAAILNQVLEPVP, encoded by the coding sequence ATGCTCCGGTTGCTGGTCAGCACCGGTGAGGTGTCCGGCGACCTGCAGGGGGCCCTGCTGGTGCAGGCCCTGCATGAGGAGGCCCGCCGGCGGGGGCTGGAGCTGCAGGTGGTGGCCCTCGGGGGTGAGCGGATGGAACGGGCCGGCGCCGAATTGCTGGCCAACACCACCCGGATGGGGGCGATCGGTCTGCTGGAGGCCATCCCGTTCGTGCTGCCCACCCTGCTGCTGCAGCGCCGCCTGAAACGGTGGTTCCAGGTGGCACCGCCCGATGGGGTCGTGCTGATCGACTACATGGGCCCCAACGTGAATCTGGGCCTGCGGCTCAAGCGCAGGTTCCCCCGCGTGCCTGTCACCTATTACATCGCGCCCCAGGAGTGGGCCTTCAAGTTCGGCTCCGAAGGGCGCACCAATCTGATCCGCTTCTCGAACCAGATCCTGGCCATCTTCCAGGAGGAAGCCCGCTTCTACGGTTCCCGGGGGGCCAACGTGATCTATGTGGGCCATCCCCTGGTGGACACGGTAGAGCATCTGCCTCAGCGTCAGCAGGCCCGCGCCGAGCTGGGCCTTGCCCAGGAGGCGCCGGTGCTGCTGCTGATGCCGGCATCCAGGCGGCAGGAGCTGCGCTACATGCTGCCCCACATCGTGGCGGCTGCCGCTGCCCTGCAGCGGGCCCAGCCCGACCTGCAGGTGGTGGTGCCGGCCGGCCTCTCCGGTTTTGAAACCCATCTCAGCCGCCAGCTGAGCCAGGCTGGTGTGAAGGCGCTGGTGATCCCCGCCGCCGAGGCGGATCGGCTGAAGCCGGCCCTGTGCGCCGCAGCCGACCTCGCCCTGGCCAAGTCCGGCACCGTGAACCTGGAGCTGGCGCTGCGGGGGGTGCCCCAGGTGGTGGTGTACCGCGTCAGCGGGCTGACGGCGTTCGTGGCCCGCCATCTCCTCCGGTTCAGCGTGCCCCACATCTCGCCGGTGAATCTGGTGCTGGGAGAGCGGCTGGTGCCGGAACTGCTGCAGGCTGACCTCACCGCCGAGGCGATCGTGCGGGAGGCGCTGCCGCTGCTCGAGCCGGGCAGTGCGGCCCAGACGGCCATGCTCATGGGCTATGCCCGCCTGCGGGAGGCCTTGGGCGAACCCGGCGTGACCCGGCGGGCCGCCGCTGCGATCCTCAACCAGGTGCTGGAGCCCGTTCCATGA
- a CDS encoding glycosyltransferase family 4 protein — protein sequence MAHIAWLGKKSPFCGNVTYGLTTTHALQERGHRISFIHFDTPAGQLGRQPIAVAASGGDDRTRRKRQGGRPGPAAGAARWRGATDGPGLDLADREVALPYLVKSQVYTIPSPGAQRELRESLERLRPDLVHASLTLSPLDFRLPDLCQQLKLPLVATFHPAFDAGLRNLTAGTQQLTYQLYAPSLARFDRVIVFSELQADVLLRLGVQADRLAVIPNGVDTATWRPAAGPPSAELAALQQRFRGRRVFLYMGRIATEKNVEALLRAWRLVRPAGCVLVIVGDGPLRSSLQGNGEEGDVVWWGYEPDLATRVALQQLAEVFLLPSLVEGLSLALLEAMASGTACVATDAGADGEVLEGGAGIVISTQGVTTQLRTLLPVLHDQPVLTAELGRRARERALERYTLENNLKALEELYAELVGSRTLAA from the coding sequence GTGGCTCACATTGCCTGGTTAGGCAAGAAATCTCCCTTCTGCGGCAACGTCACCTACGGCCTCACCACGACGCATGCCCTGCAGGAGCGGGGCCACCGCATCAGCTTCATCCATTTCGACACCCCCGCCGGCCAGCTGGGGCGTCAGCCGATCGCGGTGGCGGCCAGCGGAGGCGACGACCGCACGCGACGGAAGCGGCAGGGCGGACGCCCCGGCCCCGCCGCCGGGGCTGCCCGGTGGCGGGGCGCCACGGACGGGCCAGGGCTCGACCTGGCCGATCGGGAGGTGGCGCTGCCCTACCTGGTGAAGTCGCAGGTGTACACCATCCCCTCCCCAGGGGCCCAGCGGGAGTTGCGCGAATCGCTGGAGCGCCTGCGCCCGGATCTGGTGCACGCCAGCCTCACGCTCTCCCCGCTCGATTTCCGCCTGCCGGATCTCTGCCAGCAGCTGAAGCTGCCGCTGGTGGCCACGTTCCATCCCGCTTTCGACGCAGGCCTGCGCAACCTCACGGCCGGCACCCAGCAGCTCACCTACCAGCTCTACGCCCCCTCGCTGGCCCGCTTCGACCGCGTGATCGTGTTCTCCGAGCTGCAGGCCGACGTGCTGCTGCGGCTGGGCGTTCAGGCCGACCGCCTCGCCGTGATCCCCAACGGCGTGGACACGGCCACCTGGCGGCCGGCCGCCGGGCCGCCCTCGGCCGAACTGGCCGCCCTGCAGCAGCGGTTCCGCGGGCGGCGGGTGTTTCTCTACATGGGGCGGATCGCCACGGAGAAGAACGTGGAAGCCCTCCTCAGGGCCTGGCGCCTGGTGCGGCCGGCCGGCTGCGTGCTGGTGATCGTGGGCGATGGCCCGCTGCGCTCTTCCCTCCAGGGCAACGGCGAGGAGGGGGACGTGGTCTGGTGGGGCTATGAGCCCGACCTGGCGACACGGGTGGCCCTGCAGCAGCTGGCGGAGGTGTTTCTGCTGCCCTCCCTGGTGGAGGGCCTGTCCCTGGCCCTGCTGGAGGCGATGGCCAGCGGCACCGCCTGCGTGGCCACCGATGCCGGTGCCGACGGTGAGGTGCTCGAAGGGGGTGCCGGCATCGTGATCAGCACCCAGGGGGTGACCACCCAGCTGCGCACGCTGCTGCCGGTTCTGCATGACCAGCCGGTGCTCACCGCCGAGCTGGGCCGTCGGGCCCGGGAGCGGGCTCTGGAGCGCTACACCCTGGAGAACAACCTCAAGGCCCTGGAGGAGCTCTATGCCGAGCTGGTGGGCAGCCGCACCCTGGCGGCGTGA
- a CDS encoding leucyl aminopeptidase yields the protein MGGGSAPQGEPLDTLVVGLFAAAGPSIPAPPALSALLGADLDTWMQQRHFKAKPGECLTVHRPGETPTTLILVGLGDEAAYGLINLQEAAAAAARAAADNRATSVGLAIPPGPLTPAEAARAIAQAVRLSLYEDQRFKSEPKPGRQPERVALIGLPADADAGLATMDATCAGVELARQLVAAPPNVATPQHLADTAAAIAREHGLSLQVLERADCEALGMGAYLGVAQGSDLPPKFIHLTYRPEAGASRRVVLVGKGLTFDSGGYNLKTAGSQIEMMKYDMGGSAAVLGAARAIAQLKPADVEVHVIVASCENMISGGAVHPGDILTASNGRTIEINNTDAEGRLTLADALVYASRLEPDAIVDLATLTGACVIALGEEMAGLWSNHDGLAAALLEAGEASGESLWRMPLRPSYKKGLKSGVADLKNTGPRPGGSITAALFLQDFVSGDLPWAHLDIAGTVWTEKGRSLDPSGATGFGVRTLVAWVCHGAPLGAT from the coding sequence ATGGGTGGGGGTTCCGCCCCGCAAGGGGAGCCCCTGGACACCCTGGTGGTGGGACTGTTCGCCGCGGCCGGGCCCTCCATCCCTGCCCCCCCCGCCCTGAGCGCGCTGCTGGGCGCGGATCTGGACACCTGGATGCAGCAGCGCCACTTCAAGGCCAAGCCCGGGGAGTGCCTCACGGTCCACCGGCCCGGCGAGACGCCCACCACCTTGATCCTGGTGGGGCTGGGGGATGAAGCCGCCTACGGCCTGATCAACCTGCAGGAGGCGGCCGCCGCCGCCGCCCGCGCCGCCGCCGACAACCGGGCCACCAGCGTGGGGCTGGCCATCCCGCCAGGGCCCCTCACCCCGGCTGAGGCCGCTCGGGCCATCGCCCAGGCCGTGCGTCTGAGCCTCTACGAGGACCAGCGCTTCAAGAGCGAGCCCAAGCCCGGCCGGCAGCCCGAACGGGTGGCCCTGATCGGACTGCCGGCCGACGCCGACGCCGGACTGGCGACCATGGACGCCACCTGTGCCGGGGTGGAACTGGCCCGCCAGCTGGTGGCGGCTCCCCCCAATGTGGCCACACCCCAGCACCTGGCCGACACGGCCGCGGCCATCGCCAGAGAGCATGGCCTCAGCCTGCAGGTGCTGGAGCGGGCGGACTGCGAAGCCCTCGGCATGGGGGCCTACCTGGGGGTGGCGCAGGGCTCCGATCTGCCCCCCAAGTTCATCCACCTCACCTACCGCCCGGAGGCGGGCGCCAGCCGCCGGGTGGTGCTGGTGGGCAAGGGTCTCACCTTCGATTCCGGCGGGTACAACCTCAAGACCGCCGGCTCCCAGATCGAGATGATGAAGTACGACATGGGAGGCAGCGCCGCGGTGCTGGGGGCGGCCCGGGCGATCGCGCAGCTGAAGCCTGCCGACGTGGAAGTCCACGTGATCGTGGCCAGCTGCGAGAACATGATCAGCGGTGGCGCCGTCCATCCCGGGGACATCCTCACCGCCTCCAACGGCAGAACGATCGAGATCAACAACACCGACGCCGAGGGTCGCCTCACCCTGGCCGATGCCCTCGTCTATGCCAGCCGACTGGAGCCTGACGCGATCGTGGATCTGGCCACCCTCACCGGAGCCTGCGTGATCGCCCTGGGCGAGGAGATGGCCGGCCTCTGGAGCAACCATGACGGCCTTGCGGCGGCCCTGCTGGAGGCGGGGGAGGCCAGCGGCGAGAGCCTGTGGCGGATGCCGCTGCGGCCCTCCTACAAGAAGGGGCTCAAGAGCGGTGTGGCCGACCTCAAGAACACCGGCCCCCGCCCGGGTGGATCGATCACCGCTGCCCTCTTCCTGCAGGACTTCGTGAGCGGAGACCTGCCGTGGGCCCACCTCGACATTGCCGGAACCGTGTGGACGGAGAAGGGCCGCAGCCTGGACCCGTCCGGTGCCACCGGCTTCGGCGTGCGCACCCTGGTGGCCTGGGTGTGCCACGGAGCTCCGCTGGGTGCCACCTAG
- the pyrF gene encoding orotidine-5'-phosphate decarboxylase, with amino-acid sequence MPGAVESADRIILALDGMEPDRVAPLVAALPDLRWVKVGLELFVSAGPSVVRELRQAGLQVFLDLKFHDIPATMAGACRRAAALGAQLITVHAAAGREALSAAQAAACQGAAETGQCPPCLLAVTVLTSWDPSRFRLELAVQEPLQHYVPRLAALATEAGIGGAVCSPLEVAALRQSHPEPFVLVTPGIRPAGAAPGDQRRTMTPGQAVAAGASRLVVGRPITAAPDPAAAFAACCAELG; translated from the coding sequence GTGCCGGGGGCCGTGGAATCCGCCGATCGCATCATCCTGGCTCTCGACGGCATGGAGCCCGACCGGGTGGCTCCTCTGGTGGCCGCCCTCCCCGACCTGCGCTGGGTCAAGGTGGGCCTGGAGTTGTTCGTGAGCGCCGGCCCCTCCGTGGTGCGCGAGCTGCGCCAGGCCGGCCTGCAGGTGTTCCTCGACCTGAAATTCCACGACATCCCGGCCACGATGGCCGGGGCCTGCCGCCGAGCGGCCGCCCTCGGTGCCCAGCTGATCACGGTGCATGCAGCAGCCGGCCGTGAGGCCCTCTCCGCCGCCCAGGCCGCCGCCTGCCAGGGCGCGGCGGAGACCGGCCAGTGCCCCCCGTGTCTGCTGGCCGTGACGGTGCTCACCAGCTGGGATCCCTCCCGGTTCCGGCTGGAGTTGGCCGTTCAGGAGCCCCTGCAGCACTACGTGCCCCGCCTGGCGGCTCTGGCCACCGAAGCCGGGATCGGCGGTGCCGTCTGCTCACCGCTGGAGGTGGCTGCCCTGCGCCAGAGCCATCCCGAGCCCTTCGTGCTGGTGACGCCCGGCATCCGCCCCGCCGGGGCTGCCCCAGGGGACCAGCGCAGAACCATGACCCCCGGCCAGGCGGTGGCCGCCGGGGCGAGCCGGCTGGTGGTGGGCCGGCCGATCACGGCGGCCCCTGATCCCGCGGCGGCCTTCGCGGCCTGTTGCGCCGAGCTCGGCTGA
- a CDS encoding response regulator transcription factor, protein MNYTPLLEALRERGRQTATLLQNRRLVLCHGNRVSLGVFLAGSLARDSVVGAATTASEGLELVERLAPDLLVVCDVLEQGNGIDLLVTLKARRPELAVVLLVSREQRWHRLQEAIAAGCEGLVAEPRFGQGSGLAAVQAVCCGGVYIDHTLRSVVRGLPREQQPLEPLTARELEVLARVARGCSNVEIGRDLYLSVDTVKTHLQNVLRKLPAKDRAHAAVLGVCWGLIHWPDPGSCR, encoded by the coding sequence GTGAACTACACCCCCCTGCTTGAGGCCCTCCGGGAGCGAGGTCGCCAGACCGCCACGCTGCTGCAGAACCGCCGGCTGGTGCTCTGCCACGGCAACCGGGTGAGCCTGGGTGTGTTCCTGGCCGGCTCCCTGGCCCGCGACTCTGTGGTGGGGGCCGCCACCACGGCCAGCGAAGGCCTGGAGCTGGTGGAACGTCTCGCGCCGGATCTGCTCGTGGTGTGCGACGTGCTGGAGCAGGGCAACGGCATCGACCTGCTGGTGACCCTGAAAGCGCGACGACCGGAGCTGGCGGTGGTGCTGCTGGTCAGCCGCGAACAGCGCTGGCATCGACTCCAGGAGGCCATCGCCGCAGGCTGTGAGGGTCTGGTGGCCGAGCCACGCTTCGGCCAGGGCTCGGGGCTGGCCGCCGTGCAGGCCGTGTGCTGCGGCGGGGTCTACATCGATCACACCCTGCGCTCGGTGGTGCGTGGCCTGCCCCGGGAGCAGCAGCCGCTGGAGCCCCTGACAGCTCGGGAGCTGGAGGTGCTGGCGCGGGTGGCCCGAGGCTGCAGCAACGTGGAGATCGGCCGCGACCTCTACCTGAGCGTGGACACGGTGAAGACCCATCTGCAGAACGTGCTGCGCAAGCTGCCGGCGAAGGACCGGGCCCACGCAGCCGTCCTGGGGGTGTGCTGGGGGCTGATCCACTGGCCCGACCCCGGAAGCTGCCGCTAG
- a CDS encoding DUF1825 family protein: MAFFDSEIVQDEAKRLFLDYQQLMQLGGDYGKFDREGKKLYIERMEEMMDRYRVFMKRFELSEDFQAKLTVEQLRTQLGQFGLTPETMFAQMEQTLQRMRGQLEAQP; encoded by the coding sequence ATGGCCTTCTTCGATTCCGAGATCGTGCAGGACGAAGCCAAGCGGCTGTTCCTGGACTACCAGCAGCTGATGCAGCTCGGCGGCGACTACGGCAAGTTCGACCGGGAGGGCAAGAAGCTCTACATCGAGCGCATGGAGGAAATGATGGACCGCTACCGCGTGTTCATGAAGCGCTTCGAACTCTCCGAAGACTTCCAGGCCAAACTCACCGTGGAACAGCTGCGCACCCAGCTCGGCCAGTTCGGGCTCACTCCCGAAACCATGTTCGCCCAGATGGAGCAGACCCTCCAGCGCATGAGGGGGCAACTGGAGGCCCAGCCCTGA
- a CDS encoding GIY-YIG nuclease family protein yields MARQGDLFPASAMVAGGPPGAALPLQQHQLQTWRLQIAAFQAGLLDEAAPAVAQPSLFGAESAPALPDPMRLQPQSLQFWRWPEPPQRGAALYFVTDTSPDLPGPLLLYVGETGQAGRRWKGDHDCKSYLAAYGEALTKAGLSSCLSIRFDLDVPGAIRPRRALEQALIRHWQPPFNKETRSRWATPFTAGANP; encoded by the coding sequence ATGGCGCGCCAGGGCGATCTGTTCCCCGCGTCGGCCATGGTGGCGGGAGGCCCCCCCGGGGCGGCGCTCCCCCTGCAGCAGCACCAGCTGCAGACCTGGCGGCTGCAGATCGCGGCGTTCCAGGCGGGGCTGCTGGACGAGGCGGCGCCAGCCGTCGCCCAGCCCTCGCTGTTCGGGGCTGAGTCCGCCCCAGCCTTGCCCGACCCGATGCGGTTGCAACCCCAGTCGCTGCAGTTCTGGCGCTGGCCGGAACCGCCCCAGCGTGGCGCCGCCCTCTACTTCGTGACCGACACCTCCCCGGATCTTCCGGGCCCGCTGCTGCTCTACGTGGGAGAGACGGGTCAGGCCGGCCGGCGCTGGAAGGGCGATCACGACTGCAAGAGCTATCTGGCGGCCTACGGCGAAGCCCTCACCAAGGCCGGACTCAGCAGCTGCCTCAGCATCCGGTTCGACCTCGATGTGCCCGGCGCGATCCGCCCCCGCCGGGCCCTGGAGCAGGCCCTGATCCGGCACTGGCAACCGCCGTTCAACAAGGAAACCCGCAGCCGCTGGGCCACCCCGTTCACCGCAGGGGCCAACCCCTGA
- the lpxA gene encoding acyl-ACP--UDP-N-acetylglucosamine O-acyltransferase, whose protein sequence is MATTVHATAVVDPRAELAAGVQVGPYAVVGPEVTLGEGCRIGPHVVLDGRVRMGRGNRIFPGACIGLEPQDLKYTGDPTEVVIGNDNTIRECVTINRATTGRQQTRIGDGNLLMAYSHLGHNCHLGDRIVIANGVAVAGHVVIGDRAVIGGVLGIHQFVQIGTLAMVGGMSRIERDVPPFTLVEGHPSRVRALNTIGLRRSGLTERDGGRQYADLKQAWTVLYRQRRTLAQALAQLRSAPLTEAAETLVAFLEASLEPSRRGPIPGAR, encoded by the coding sequence ATGGCCACCACCGTCCATGCCACTGCGGTGGTCGATCCGCGGGCTGAGCTGGCCGCCGGCGTCCAGGTGGGGCCCTATGCCGTGGTGGGCCCCGAGGTGACGCTCGGGGAGGGCTGCCGGATCGGCCCCCATGTGGTGCTGGATGGCCGGGTGCGGATGGGGCGCGGCAACCGGATCTTTCCGGGCGCCTGCATCGGCCTCGAGCCCCAGGACCTCAAGTACACCGGCGATCCCACCGAAGTGGTGATCGGCAACGACAACACCATCCGCGAGTGCGTCACCATCAACCGCGCCACCACCGGCCGCCAGCAGACCAGGATCGGCGATGGCAATCTGCTGATGGCCTACAGCCATCTGGGCCACAACTGCCACCTGGGAGATCGGATCGTGATCGCCAACGGCGTGGCCGTGGCCGGCCATGTGGTGATCGGTGATCGGGCCGTGATCGGCGGCGTGCTGGGCATCCACCAGTTCGTGCAGATCGGCACCCTGGCGATGGTGGGCGGCATGAGCCGGATCGAGCGGGATGTGCCACCGTTCACCCTGGTGGAGGGCCATCCCTCCCGGGTGCGCGCCCTCAACACGATCGGCCTGCGGCGCAGCGGCCTCACCGAACGCGATGGGGGCCGCCAGTACGCCGACCTCAAGCAGGCCTGGACGGTGCTCTACCGCCAGCGCCGCACCCTGGCGCAGGCCCTGGCCCAGCTGCGCTCCGCTCCCCTCACGGAGGCGGCCGAGACGCTGGTGGCCTTCCTGGAGGCCTCGCTCGAGCCCTCGCGGCGGGGCCCGATTCCAGGAGCGCGCTGA
- the msrA gene encoding peptide-methionine (S)-S-oxide reductase MsrA, with protein MKRPLTLLLQRCWPWLLCLALLLGVVFTPRPALALAEQEAVFAGGCFWCLEHDLETLPGVVDVESGYSGGHLDHPRYEQVSAGGTGHQEAVKVRFDPARMPYTTLLRAYWRNVDPLDGSGQFCDRGSSYRPVIFPQGQEQQRQAQESLEAAALALQRPLQALQVAIQPLDRFWPAEDHHQNYAERNPVSYAYYRWACGRDRRLDQVWGPQARSSAPW; from the coding sequence ATGAAGCGACCCCTGACGCTGCTCCTCCAGCGCTGCTGGCCCTGGCTGCTCTGTCTGGCCCTGCTGCTGGGCGTGGTGTTCACCCCACGGCCGGCCCTGGCGCTTGCCGAGCAGGAGGCTGTGTTCGCCGGCGGCTGCTTCTGGTGCCTGGAGCACGATCTCGAGACGCTGCCGGGGGTGGTCGATGTGGAGAGCGGCTACAGCGGCGGCCACCTGGACCATCCGCGCTATGAGCAGGTTTCGGCCGGTGGCACGGGCCACCAGGAGGCGGTGAAGGTGCGCTTCGATCCTGCACGCATGCCCTACACCACCCTGCTGCGGGCCTACTGGCGCAACGTGGATCCCCTCGATGGCAGCGGCCAGTTCTGCGACCGGGGCTCGTCCTATCGGCCGGTGATCTTCCCGCAGGGTCAGGAGCAGCAGCGCCAGGCGCAGGAGAGCCTGGAGGCTGCGGCCCTGGCCCTGCAACGACCGCTCCAGGCGCTGCAGGTGGCGATCCAGCCGCTCGATCGGTTCTGGCCAGCCGAGGACCACCATCAGAACTACGCGGAGCGCAATCCCGTCAGCTACGCCTACTACCGCTGGGCCTGCGGCCGCGATCGTCGCCTGGATCAGGTGTGGGGCCCGCAGGCCCGCAGCTCGGCCCCCTGGTGA
- a CDS encoding 1-acyl-sn-glycerol-3-phosphate acyltransferase — MPRLRLAGAQPPLTFIPPARRAWVRWLVRLLLPLLLRGQGVGRVQADGVAELAGCFRAQQQGRVRLFLAFRHPSTRDPLVLAWLFWCAVPRLARRLGRPLRPPVHAQFLYDRGIPLWAGALVGWVLCSLGGVPIQRGKLDRQALRMARELAVDGPFPLAIAPEGATNGHGELISPLEPGLAQLAFWACEDLAAAGRPERVVIVPIGLRYPLLRPSWPRIERLLAPLERRLGLAPPPPGPPRPRKDRETDQEALAEHRYGRLLAVAEVMLRELEGFYRQAHGLHFTGGAPFAERMAQLRDRVLELAESRFALRSQGTLQERCRRIEQAGWERIYRADLDALSPVGRGLADWTAAEASLCLDHMRLVEPFTAMSGRYVVDRPTPDRYAELLLILWRAVAWIEGRPQLRPPSLGPTQAVLQVGPAIDVTDRHGAYRQDRRAAVDSLTGAVRTALQDILERGLR; from the coding sequence ATGCCGCGCCTGCGCCTGGCGGGGGCCCAGCCCCCGCTCACCTTCATCCCTCCGGCCCGGCGTGCCTGGGTGCGCTGGCTGGTGCGCCTTCTGCTGCCGCTGCTGCTGCGGGGCCAGGGCGTGGGGCGGGTGCAGGCCGATGGCGTCGCCGAGCTGGCCGGCTGTTTCCGAGCCCAGCAGCAGGGGCGGGTGAGGCTCTTTCTGGCCTTCCGTCACCCCAGCACCCGCGATCCCCTGGTGCTGGCCTGGCTGTTCTGGTGCGCGGTGCCGAGGCTGGCCCGGCGCCTGGGCCGGCCCCTGAGGCCGCCGGTGCACGCCCAGTTCCTCTACGACCGGGGCATCCCCCTGTGGGCCGGCGCCCTGGTGGGGTGGGTGCTCTGCAGCCTTGGGGGCGTTCCGATTCAGCGCGGCAAGCTGGACCGCCAGGCCCTGCGCATGGCCAGGGAGTTGGCGGTGGATGGCCCCTTCCCGTTGGCCATCGCGCCTGAAGGGGCCACCAATGGCCATGGTGAGTTGATCAGTCCTCTGGAGCCGGGCCTGGCCCAGCTGGCCTTCTGGGCCTGTGAGGATCTGGCGGCTGCCGGGCGGCCCGAGCGGGTGGTGATCGTGCCGATCGGGCTGCGTTACCCGTTGCTGCGGCCCAGCTGGCCGCGGATTGAGCGGTTGCTGGCCCCGCTGGAGCGGCGGCTGGGCCTGGCGCCGCCGCCGCCCGGACCTCCGCGGCCGCGCAAGGACAGGGAAACCGACCAGGAGGCCCTGGCCGAGCACCGCTACGGCCGGTTGCTGGCGGTGGCGGAGGTGATGCTGCGGGAGCTTGAGGGCTTCTACCGACAGGCTCATGGCCTCCACTTCACAGGCGGCGCTCCCTTTGCCGAGCGCATGGCCCAGCTGCGCGACCGGGTGCTGGAGCTGGCGGAATCCCGCTTCGCCCTGCGATCGCAGGGAACGCTGCAGGAGCGCTGCCGTCGCATCGAACAGGCCGGCTGGGAGCGCATCTACCGGGCTGACCTGGACGCCCTCTCTCCGGTGGGCCGGGGCCTGGCGGACTGGACAGCGGCCGAGGCCAGCCTCTGCCTGGACCACATGCGGCTGGTGGAGCCGTTCACCGCCATGAGTGGGCGGTACGTGGTGGACCGACCCACCCCTGACCGCTACGCCGAGCTGCTGCTGATCCTGTGGCGGGCGGTGGCCTGGATCGAGGGCCGTCCCCAGCTCCGTCCTCCCTCGCTCGGTCCCACGCAGGCCGTGCTGCAGGTGGGCCCCGCCATCGATGTCACCGACCGCCATGGGGCTTACCGCCAGGATCGCCGTGCCGCGGTGGACTCCCTCACCGGCGCGGTCCGTACCGCCCTGCAGGACATCCTGGAACGGGGCCTGCGCTAG